One genomic segment of Flagellimonas marinaquae includes these proteins:
- a CDS encoding DHH family phosphoesterase → MNSADITTVKSILSQPQNIVIVPHRNPDGDAMGSCLGLSGFLKTKGHNVRVVSPNDYPKFLKWMPGNDEVINFERENPKAKEAIENASVIFTLDFNDFSRVGQMASALQEATADFIMIDHHQQPSDYAKVTYSDVTMSSTCEMVYNFIDFLGETNGIDADIATNLYTGIMTDTGSFKYRSTSSKTHRVVADLIDKGADNMAIHQEVFDTNSPSRLHLLGVALSNMVILPDYRTAYITLTQDELDQHDFKKGDTEGFVNYGLTLEGIVFAVIFIENREEGIIKISFRSVGDFSVNEFAREHFNGGGHNNAAGGRSETNMEETLSKFNTILKSYKDQLNP, encoded by the coding sequence ATGAATTCAGCGGATATCACGACAGTAAAATCCATTCTTTCCCAACCTCAGAACATCGTAATCGTACCCCATAGAAACCCAGATGGCGACGCTATGGGATCGTGCTTGGGGCTAAGCGGATTTTTAAAGACCAAAGGACACAATGTCCGTGTTGTTTCCCCTAACGACTATCCAAAATTTTTAAAATGGATGCCGGGGAACGACGAAGTCATCAATTTTGAAAGGGAAAACCCAAAGGCCAAAGAAGCCATTGAAAATGCCTCCGTAATTTTTACCTTGGATTTTAACGACTTTTCCCGGGTTGGACAAATGGCATCGGCCCTGCAAGAGGCCACTGCTGATTTTATTATGATCGATCACCACCAGCAACCTAGCGATTACGCCAAGGTTACCTATTCCGATGTGACCATGAGCTCTACCTGCGAAATGGTATACAACTTTATAGATTTTTTAGGGGAGACCAACGGTATTGATGCAGATATCGCCACTAATCTATATACTGGCATAATGACGGACACCGGTTCTTTTAAGTACCGTTCCACATCCAGCAAAACCCATCGTGTAGTAGCTGACCTTATAGATAAAGGGGCGGACAATATGGCCATCCACCAAGAAGTTTTTGATACCAATTCACCTTCGCGTTTGCACCTTTTGGGCGTTGCATTGAGCAACATGGTGATTTTGCCCGATTACCGTACCGCTTACATTACCTTGACCCAAGACGAACTGGACCAACACGATTTTAAAAAAGGTGATACCGAAGGCTTTGTAAATTATGGCTTAACTTTGGAAGGTATTGTTTTTGCCGTGATTTTTATCGAAAACCGGGAAGAGGGCATCATAAAAATTTCTTTCCGTTCGGTAGGTGATTTTTCCGTAAACGAATTTGCGAGAGAACATTTTAACGGAGGGGGCCACAACAACGCCGCAGGCGGAAGGAGCGAAACCAACATGGAGGAAACCTTATCCAAATTCAATACAATTTTGAAAAGTTATAAAGACCAATTAAACCCATGA